A genomic region of Zea mays cultivar B73 chromosome 6, Zm-B73-REFERENCE-NAM-5.0, whole genome shotgun sequence contains the following coding sequences:
- the LOC100274794 gene encoding uncharacterized protein LOC100274794 precursor — translation MAPRVASALLFVVAVLVASAAAQESMAPASAPAPGPVAGAASAPASAVAVVSSALLSLLMTALMQ, via the coding sequence atggctccccgcgtcgcCTCCGCTCTGCTCTTCGTCGTGGCCGTCCTCGTGGCCTCCGCGGCGGCGCAGGAGTCCATGGCGCCCGCGTCTGCTCCGGCGCCGGGACCGGTCGCTGGCGCGGCCTCCGCTCCGGCCTCCGCTGTGGCCGTGGTGTCGTCCGCACTGCTGTCCCTCCTTATGACGGCCCTGATGCAGTAG